Proteins found in one Deltaproteobacteria bacterium genomic segment:
- a CDS encoding class I SAM-dependent methyltransferase, whose protein sequence is MSPCQVSNENIASPLPLIHWTEAGKNCSALWRSERGAPPPKRVALADDGTTADAAYRLACEGTALLWRGDFHNAKLLLQALVRRIDKTPARKQRKTSKQSTDALSPAEMFHHHRLAQSQRARLLGSLLIPFNPDYSIALRRAPDARQACAEAWGAANEALGDSLASLRDLLGMISASEWRKNGVEIAELGAAPNHCIHPHYGVFSPLRGEYVSLVATAPIPRTGQEPFIAFDIGTGTGVLAAVLVRRHIEKIIATDRDPRALACARENFARLGVTNHVQVEHANLFPDGRASLILCNPPWLPARPSSPIDANVYDEDSRMLLGFLNGVLAHLVPNGEAWLILSDLAEHLGLRSRGELLAAFATAGLKVVGRSDIKPRHPKAADINDPLHFARAAEVTSLWRLTANEP, encoded by the coding sequence ATGTCACCTTGCCAAGTCAGTAACGAAAACATCGCCAGCCCACTACCGCTCATCCATTGGACGGAAGCCGGCAAGAACTGTTCAGCGCTGTGGCGCTCGGAGCGCGGTGCGCCACCGCCCAAGCGGGTCGCGTTGGCTGACGACGGCACCACCGCGGACGCTGCTTATCGGCTCGCCTGTGAAGGCACGGCGTTGCTCTGGCGCGGCGATTTTCACAACGCCAAGTTGCTGCTGCAAGCGCTAGTGCGGCGCATCGACAAAACGCCCGCGCGCAAGCAGCGAAAAACCAGCAAGCAATCGACCGACGCGCTTTCCCCTGCTGAAATGTTTCACCACCATCGTCTGGCCCAGTCGCAGCGGGCGCGGTTGTTGGGCTCGCTGCTGATTCCGTTCAACCCAGACTATTCTATCGCGCTCCGCCGTGCTCCCGATGCGCGTCAAGCCTGCGCCGAAGCGTGGGGCGCAGCGAACGAAGCTCTGGGCGATTCGTTGGCGTCCTTGCGCGACCTACTGGGAATGATCAGCGCCAGCGAATGGCGCAAGAACGGCGTCGAGATTGCCGAGCTTGGCGCCGCACCGAACCACTGCATTCATCCGCACTATGGGGTCTTCTCGCCGCTTCGCGGGGAATACGTGAGCCTTGTCGCCACGGCCCCGATACCGCGCACCGGACAGGAGCCATTTATCGCCTTCGACATTGGCACGGGCACTGGCGTGCTCGCCGCCGTGCTTGTGCGTCGACACATTGAAAAAATAATCGCCACCGATCGCGACCCGCGCGCTCTCGCCTGCGCGCGCGAAAATTTTGCCAGGCTCGGCGTCACCAACCATGTGCAAGTAGAACACGCAAATCTTTTTCCCGATGGACGCGCCTCATTGATCCTGTGCAACCCACCGTGGCTGCCGGCGCGCCCAAGTTCGCCCATCGACGCCAACGTTTACGACGAGGACAGCCGCATGTTGCTTGGATTCTTGAATGGCGTGTTAGCACACCTCGTACCGAACGGTGAGGCTTGGTTGATCTTGTCTGACTTGGCGGAGCATCTCGGTTTACGTTCGCGAGGTGAATTGCTGGCCGCGTTCGCAACCGCCGGCTTGAAAGTCGTCGGTCGCAGCGACATCAAACCGCGCCATCCCAAGGCGGCGGATATAAATGATCCGCTGCACTTCGCCCGCGCCGCCGAAGTCACTTC
- a CDS encoding rubrerythrin: MAKSLAGTQSHENLKGAFAGESQANRRYLYFARVADIEGYPDVGGLFRDTSEAETGHAFGHLDFLKEVGDPCTGVAIGTTAKNLKSAVEGETYEYTEMYPGFAKTARDEGLPELAEWFETLAKAEKSHAGRFAKGLDTLGS, from the coding sequence ATGGCAAAGAGTTTAGCGGGCACACAGAGTCATGAAAATTTAAAGGGCGCATTTGCTGGCGAGTCGCAGGCGAACCGGCGTTACCTTTATTTCGCACGTGTGGCGGATATCGAAGGTTATCCCGATGTCGGCGGTTTGTTCCGCGATACTTCGGAAGCGGAGACCGGCCACGCCTTCGGTCATCTCGACTTTCTCAAAGAGGTCGGCGATCCGTGCACCGGCGTGGCGATCGGCACCACGGCGAAAAATTTAAAATCCGCCGTCGAAGGCGAGACCTACGAATACACGGAAATGTATCCGGGCTTCGCCAAAACCGCGCGGGATGAAGGTCTGCCGGAATTGGCCGAATGGTTCGAAACGCTGGCCAAGGCGGAAAAGTCCCACGCCGGCAGATTCGCCAAGGGACTCGATACCCTCGGCAGCTGA
- a CDS encoding DUF3501 family protein, whose protein sequence is MKVCRNWPNGSKRWPRRKSPTPADSPRDSIPSAADPTFTSIISRRRRRDGSSFPPRRFWRLAMKKIVLDDILGFIAYEKVRQEFRQEIIEKKKLRRVAVGDKVSLVFENRDTVIFQIQEMLRAERIGDLDKIREEIAVYNELIPKPGELSATMFLEIEDQSHLRDDLLKFLGIDEALSLLVGAHSIAGQFEEGRSKEDKISAVQYVRFPFSAEAKQEFIRGGRAELAIDLAAYRARVALSAATQASLAEDLAD, encoded by the coding sequence ATGAAGGTCTGCCGGAATTGGCCGAATGGTTCGAAACGCTGGCCAAGGCGGAAAAGTCCCACGCCGGCAGATTCGCCAAGGGACTCGATACCCTCGGCAGCTGATCCGACGTTCACTTCCATCATTAGCCGGCGGAGGAGGCGAGACGGCTCGTCTTTTCCGCCGCGGCGTTTTTGGCGACTGGCAATGAAAAAAATCGTTCTCGACGACATCTTGGGTTTTATCGCCTATGAAAAGGTGCGCCAAGAATTTCGCCAGGAGATCATCGAAAAGAAAAAACTTCGGCGGGTGGCGGTGGGCGATAAAGTGTCGTTGGTTTTCGAAAACCGCGACACGGTGATTTTTCAGATCCAAGAAATGTTGCGCGCCGAGCGGATCGGCGACTTGGACAAGATTCGCGAGGAGATCGCGGTTTACAATGAACTTATTCCCAAACCCGGCGAACTCAGCGCGACGATGTTTTTGGAGATCGAGGATCAATCTCATTTGCGCGACGATTTGCTAAAATTTTTGGGCATCGACGAAGCGCTGAGTCTGCTTGTCGGTGCGCATTCCATTGCCGGCCAATTCGAAGAGGGGCGGAGCAAGGAAGACAAGATCAGCGCCGTACAGTATGTGCGCTTTCCGTTTAGCGCCGAGGCGAAGCAAGAATTCATCCGCGGTGGGCGCGCCGAGTTAGCTATCGATCTGGCCGCCTATCGAGCGCGCGTTGCGCTCAGCGCCGCTACCCAAGCATCATTGGCGGAAGATTTAGCAGACTAA
- the dksA gene encoding RNA polymerase-binding protein DksA, which yields MKKKDLEIFRTLLNQRIEELRSKAGKTVETMDDDANFPDPSDRATMESNRNSMLLIRDRERKLIFKIQETIQRLDAGDFGICEECGEEIGIERLKARPVTTLCIDCKSNQEVTERKARRLV from the coding sequence GTGAAAAAAAAAGACCTTGAAATTTTTCGTACTCTGCTCAATCAACGGATTGAAGAGCTGCGTTCGAAAGCCGGGAAGACAGTGGAAACGATGGATGACGACGCCAACTTTCCCGATCCCTCCGACCGCGCCACCATGGAATCGAACCGCAATTCTATGCTGCTGATCCGCGACCGCGAGCGTAAACTGATTTTCAAAATTCAAGAAACCATCCAGCGTCTCGACGCCGGCGATTTTGGCATCTGCGAGGAGTGCGGCGAAGAGATCGGTATCGAACGGCTCAAGGCGCGGCCGGTCACGACGCTTTGCATCGACTGCAAATCGAACCAAGAAGTCACCGAACGCAAAGCTAGACGGCTGGTCTAG
- the galU gene encoding UTP--glucose-1-phosphate uridylyltransferase GalU — protein sequence MKVKKAVIPVAGLGTRFLPATKTVPKELLPIVDIPSIQYVVQEAVDAGIDEIIFVTGRGKDGIEDHFDEAPELEQILTNRGNTEMVKTLRRIAEMIEVVSVRQKVPLGLGHAVLCARDLVGNEPFAVMLADDLVDSVVPCVRQLVDIFNRDEESVIALMEVPLEEVHQYGVIKGQEIEPRLYRIDGTVEKPMSSEAPSRMAIIGRYVLRPEIFDILQKQPAGRGGEIQLTDGLAQLARQRKMYGCVFTGDRYDIGDKFGFVRATVAYALKRADLKDKVLAYMKSTLESVGL from the coding sequence ATGAAAGTAAAAAAAGCCGTGATCCCGGTGGCCGGGTTGGGAACGCGATTTCTCCCCGCGACCAAAACTGTTCCTAAAGAGCTGTTGCCGATCGTCGACATCCCGTCGATCCAGTACGTCGTCCAAGAGGCGGTGGATGCCGGCATCGATGAGATTATTTTCGTCACCGGCCGGGGCAAGGACGGCATCGAGGATCATTTCGACGAAGCGCCGGAGCTGGAGCAGATCCTGACCAATCGCGGCAACACCGAGATGGTAAAAACTTTGCGCCGTATCGCCGAGATGATCGAAGTGGTTTCAGTGCGGCAAAAAGTGCCCCTCGGTTTGGGCCACGCGGTGCTGTGCGCGCGCGACTTGGTCGGCAATGAACCGTTCGCAGTCATGCTGGCGGATGATCTAGTCGACAGCGTGGTGCCCTGCGTTCGGCAGTTGGTCGATATTTTCAATCGCGACGAAGAGTCGGTCATCGCTTTGATGGAAGTTCCGCTCGAGGAAGTTCATCAATATGGCGTGATCAAAGGCCAAGAAATCGAACCACGGCTTTACCGCATCGACGGGACGGTGGAGAAGCCGATGTCGAGCGAAGCGCCGTCGCGCATGGCGATCATCGGCCGCTACGTGCTGCGCCCGGAAATTTTCGACATCTTGCAAAAACAGCCGGCCGGACGGGGCGGCGAGATTCAATTGACCGACGGCCTGGCGCAATTGGCGCGGCAGCGCAAAATGTACGGCTGCGTCTTTACCGGCGATCGCTACGACATCGGCGACAAGTTCGGTTTTGTCCGCGCCACCGTCGCCTACGCATTGAAAAGAGCCGATCTAAAAGATAAAGTGCTCGCGTACATGAAGTCCACCCTGGAATCAGTGGGGCTGTAG
- a CDS encoding PqqD family protein yields the protein MKELLSKRVSVPADVLINEIAGESVLLNLDGGRYFGLDDVGTDMWKALTTSASIAQALAQLTALYDADAALLKSDLENLVTRLAEYGLIKFDDS from the coding sequence ATGAAAGAGCTTCTCTCAAAGCGCGTCTCGGTGCCGGCCGATGTCTTGATCAACGAGATCGCCGGCGAGTCGGTGTTGCTCAACCTCGACGGCGGACGCTATTTCGGCTTGGACGATGTCGGCACCGACATGTGGAAAGCGCTCACGACGTCGGCTTCCATCGCCCAAGCCTTGGCCCAACTGACGGCGCTCTATGACGCCGACGCCGCCCTGCTCAAAAGCGATCTGGAAAATTTAGTCACCCGCCTCGCCGAGTATGGGCTCATCAAGTTCGACGACAGTTAG